A stretch of Pseudomonas sp. LRP2-20 DNA encodes these proteins:
- the ccmD gene encoding heme exporter protein CcmD, protein MSFASFGDFLAMGHHALYVWSAYGICLAVLALNVAAPVLARRRYLQDEARRLRRENNL, encoded by the coding sequence ATGAGTTTCGCTTCCTTCGGCGATTTTCTCGCCATGGGCCACCATGCCCTGTATGTCTGGTCGGCCTATGGCATCTGCCTGGCGGTGCTGGCGCTGAATGTCGCCGCACCGGTGTTGGCCCGCCGTCGCTACCTGCAAGATGAGGCGCGCCGTTTGCGCCGGGAGAACAACCTGTGA
- the ccmA gene encoding cytochrome c biogenesis heme-transporting ATPase CcmA → MTLHLQAVGLACERDWRLLFEHLDFELRPGDMLQISGPNGSGKTSLLRLLAGLMQPTAGQILLAGQPLSEQRHALASILLWIGHAAGIKDLLTAEENLTWLCALHQPASAEAIWAALAAVGLRGFEDVPCHTLSAGQQRRVALARLHLSSPPLWILDEPFTALDKQGVAQLEAHLATHCEQGGTVVLTTHHTLERKPSGYRELNLGQWAA, encoded by the coding sequence GTGACCCTTCACCTCCAAGCCGTGGGCCTGGCCTGCGAGCGCGACTGGCGCCTGTTGTTCGAGCACCTCGATTTCGAGCTGCGCCCCGGTGACATGCTGCAGATCAGCGGCCCCAACGGCAGCGGCAAGACCAGCCTGCTGCGCCTGTTGGCCGGGCTGATGCAGCCGACCGCCGGGCAGATCCTGCTGGCTGGCCAGCCGCTGAGCGAACAGCGCCATGCCTTGGCCAGCATCCTGCTGTGGATCGGCCACGCCGCCGGCATCAAGGACCTGCTCACCGCCGAAGAGAACCTCACCTGGCTCTGCGCCCTGCATCAGCCGGCCAGCGCCGAAGCGATCTGGGCGGCGCTGGCGGCGGTCGGCCTGCGCGGTTTCGAAGACGTCCCTTGTCATACCCTGTCCGCCGGCCAGCAGCGCCGTGTGGCCCTGGCCCGGCTGCACCTGAGCAGCCCGCCGCTGTGGATCCTCGACGAACCCTTCACTGCCCTCGACAAGCAGGGTGTGGCCCAGCTCGAAGCGCACCTGGCAACCCACTGTGAACAGGGCGGCACGGTGGTGCTGACCACGCACCACACCCTTGAACGCAAGCCGTCCGGGTACCGCGAACTGAACCTGGGGCAATGGGCGGCATGA
- a CDS encoding flagellar hook-length control protein FliK — MTEINSLGAQTAINPQAIKAQLTGELLNLTQAQPGLLKPGETAQAEVLTMRQSGSTFQLLLQVIQANGSQTQVQASANQPIPPGSQLTVSQPESNRLAVMLQQASASNVATLTQLDTSKVPVGTLLQGKVLTNQALPQAAGAAASFRSLVSLLNTAQAGATLTIDSPRPLPIGSLLSALVQGDQALRFVPLSGRQEQLNIAQQLLTQQGRQASLPGLLSALQQIASSPASEGELRTVASTLLASLPDARQLSDGKAVAQALNNSGVFLEAKLLGGLGANVATDLKAQLVRLVAQATLSAPASPVVAASGLAQALPALARGALGMLDRVTPRSPPGAFPLPSRLLQAMENEGDLQQLLRLAAAAISRLQSHALSSLQQSGTLDNGNLQTTWQAEIPVRHGQEFIPLQVKLQREETPEQHAERQHEQQDPQQALWRIELAFDLAPLGPLQVQAQLVQGRLSGQLWAEHEPTARLIDSQLGELRARLLARGLEVGDLECHPGIPPQGPRTRVEQRWVDETA, encoded by the coding sequence ATGACTGAAATCAATAGTCTCGGCGCACAAACCGCGATCAATCCGCAGGCGATCAAGGCCCAGCTGACCGGCGAACTGCTCAACCTGACCCAGGCCCAACCCGGCCTGCTCAAACCGGGTGAAACCGCTCAGGCCGAAGTGCTGACGATGCGCCAGAGCGGCAGTACCTTCCAGTTGCTGCTGCAGGTGATCCAGGCCAATGGCAGCCAGACCCAGGTCCAGGCCAGTGCCAACCAGCCGATTCCACCGGGTAGCCAGCTCACCGTCAGCCAGCCTGAGAGCAACCGCCTGGCCGTGATGCTGCAGCAGGCCAGCGCCAGCAATGTCGCCACCCTCACCCAGCTCGACACCAGCAAGGTCCCGGTGGGCACCCTGCTGCAGGGCAAGGTACTGACCAATCAGGCGCTGCCCCAGGCTGCAGGCGCAGCGGCCAGCTTCCGCTCGCTGGTCAGCTTGCTCAATACCGCCCAGGCCGGCGCCACGCTGACCATCGACAGCCCGCGCCCGCTGCCGATCGGCAGCCTGCTCAGCGCCCTGGTGCAAGGCGACCAGGCGCTGCGCTTCGTGCCCCTGAGCGGTCGCCAGGAACAGTTGAACATCGCCCAGCAGTTGCTCACCCAGCAAGGCCGCCAGGCCTCCCTGCCCGGCCTGCTCAGCGCCCTGCAGCAGATTGCCAGCAGCCCTGCCAGCGAGGGCGAGTTGCGCACGGTCGCCAGCACGCTGCTGGCCAGCCTGCCGGACGCCCGCCAGCTGAGTGACGGCAAGGCCGTGGCCCAGGCACTGAACAACAGTGGTGTCTTCCTCGAGGCAAAGCTGCTGGGTGGGCTGGGAGCCAACGTGGCCACCGACCTCAAGGCACAGCTGGTCAGGCTGGTGGCCCAGGCCACGCTCAGTGCGCCGGCCAGCCCGGTGGTCGCTGCCAGCGGCCTGGCCCAGGCCTTGCCAGCCCTGGCACGCGGCGCGCTGGGCATGCTCGACCGGGTCACCCCCAGATCGCCGCCTGGCGCGTTTCCACTGCCTTCCAGGTTGTTGCAGGCGATGGAAAACGAAGGTGACCTGCAACAGTTGTTGCGCCTGGCCGCCGCCGCCATCTCGCGCCTGCAGAGCCATGCCCTGAGCAGCCTGCAACAGTCCGGTACGCTGGACAACGGCAACCTGCAAACCACCTGGCAGGCCGAGATCCCGGTGCGCCACGGCCAGGAATTCATCCCCTTGCAAGTGAAGCTGCAGCGCGAGGAAACCCCGGAACAGCACGCCGAGCGCCAGCACGAGCAGCAAGATCCTCAGCAAGCACTGTGGCGCATCGAGCTGGCCTTCGACCTCGCCCCGCTGGGCCCGCTGCAGGTTCAGGCTCAACTGGTCCAGGGGCGCCTGTCCGGCCAGTTGTGGGCCGAGCATGAACCGACCGCACGACTGATCGACAGCCAGCTCGGCGAGCTGCGCGCACGCCTGCTGGCTCGCGGCCTGGAAGTGGGCGACCTGGAATGCCACCCCGGCATTCCACCACAGGGCCCGCGCACACGGGTGGAACAACGTTGGGTAGATGAAACCGCATGA
- the ccmB gene encoding heme exporter protein CcmB → MGGMSVFILLLRREARLLFRRPAELANPLVFFAIVVALFPLAVGPESQLLQTLSPGLVWVAALLAVLLSLDGLFRSDFEDGSLEQWVLSPHPLAMLVLAKVLAHWIFSGLALVLLAPLLALMLGLPSHCLPVLLGSLLLGTPVLSLLGAVGAALTVGLKRGGLLLALLILPLYIPVLILGSGALQAALQNMPATGHLLWLASLTALAVTLAPFAIAAGLKISVGE, encoded by the coding sequence ATGGGCGGCATGAGTGTATTCATCCTGTTGCTGCGCCGCGAAGCGCGCCTGTTGTTCCGCCGCCCGGCCGAGCTGGCCAACCCGCTGGTGTTCTTCGCCATCGTCGTGGCCCTGTTCCCGCTGGCGGTTGGCCCGGAAAGCCAATTATTGCAAACCTTGTCGCCCGGGCTGGTCTGGGTTGCGGCTTTGCTGGCTGTGCTGTTGTCACTGGATGGCTTGTTCCGCAGTGATTTCGAGGACGGTTCGCTGGAGCAGTGGGTGCTGTCGCCGCACCCGCTGGCCATGCTGGTGCTGGCCAAGGTGCTGGCACACTGGATCTTTTCCGGGCTGGCGCTGGTATTGTTGGCGCCATTGCTGGCGCTGATGCTGGGATTGCCGAGCCACTGCCTGCCGGTGCTGCTTGGTTCGCTGCTGTTGGGCACGCCGGTACTGAGCTTGCTGGGGGCGGTCGGCGCTGCGCTGACGGTCGGTCTCAAGCGCGGCGGTTTGTTACTGGCGTTGCTGATTCTGCCGTTGTATATCCCTGTATTGATCCTGGGCAGTGGTGCGTTGCAGGCGGCGTTGCAGAATATGCCCGCCACCGGCCATCTGCTCTGGCTCGCCAGCCTGACGGCCCTGGCGGTCACCCTGGCACCCTTTGCGATAGCGGCCGGCCTGAAGATCAGCGTCGGCGAATAA
- a CDS encoding heme ABC transporter permease: protein MKMSWTWFHKLGSPKWFYAISGRMLPWLAISAVLLLVTGVVWGLAFAPEDYQQGNSFRIIYIHVPAAMLAQSCYVLLAVAGAVGLVWKMKLADVALQCAAPIGAWMTAVALVTGAIWGKPTWGSWWVWDARLTSMLILLFLYFGIIALGQAISNRDSAAKACAVLAIVGVINIPIIKYSVEWWNTLHQGATFTLTEKPAMPAEMWLPLLCTALGFYCFFGAVLLLRMRLEVLKREARASWVKDEVLNSLGRRAAR, encoded by the coding sequence ATGAAAATGAGCTGGACGTGGTTCCACAAACTGGGTTCGCCGAAATGGTTCTATGCCATCAGCGGCCGCATGCTGCCATGGCTGGCCATCTCTGCTGTCCTTCTGCTGGTCACCGGCGTGGTCTGGGGCCTGGCGTTCGCCCCCGAGGACTATCAGCAGGGCAATAGCTTCCGCATCATCTATATCCACGTGCCGGCGGCGATGCTGGCGCAGTCCTGCTATGTACTGCTGGCCGTGGCCGGCGCGGTGGGGCTGGTGTGGAAGATGAAACTGGCCGATGTCGCCCTGCAATGCGCAGCGCCGATCGGCGCCTGGATGACGGCCGTGGCGCTGGTCACCGGGGCCATCTGGGGCAAGCCGACCTGGGGCAGCTGGTGGGTCTGGGATGCGCGGCTGACGTCGATGCTGATCCTGCTGTTCCTGTACTTCGGCATCATCGCCCTGGGCCAGGCCATCAGCAACCGTGACAGTGCGGCCAAGGCCTGCGCGGTGCTGGCCATCGTCGGCGTGATCAACATCCCGATCATCAAGTACTCGGTAGAATGGTGGAACACCTTGCACCAGGGCGCCACCTTCACCCTCACCGAAAAACCGGCGATGCCGGCCGAGATGTGGCTGCCGCTGCTGTGCACGGCGCTGGGCTTCTACTGTTTCTTCGGCGCCGTGCTGCTGCTGCGCATGCGCCTTGAGGTGCTCAAGCGCGAAGCGCGCGCCAGTTGGGTCAAGGATGAAGTATTGAACAGCCTGGGGCGGAGGGCCGCGCGATGA
- the ccmE gene encoding cytochrome c maturation protein CcmE, with amino-acid sequence MNPQRKKRLFLILGLLAGVAVAVGFALSALQQNINLFYTPTQIANGEAPLDTRIRAGGMVEKGSVQRSADSLDVRFVVTDFNKSVPITYRGILPDLFREGQGIVALGKLNGDGVVVADEVLAKHDEKYMPPEVTKALKESGQAASGAEAKP; translated from the coding sequence GTGAATCCGCAGCGCAAGAAACGCCTGTTCCTGATCCTCGGCCTGCTGGCCGGGGTTGCGGTTGCCGTCGGCTTTGCCTTGAGCGCCCTGCAGCAGAATATCAACCTGTTCTACACCCCCACCCAGATCGCCAACGGCGAGGCGCCGCTGGACACCCGCATTCGTGCGGGCGGCATGGTCGAAAAGGGCTCGGTGCAGCGTTCCGCCGATTCGCTCGATGTACGCTTCGTGGTCACCGACTTCAACAAGTCCGTGCCGATCACTTACCGCGGCATCCTCCCGGACCTGTTCCGCGAAGGGCAGGGCATCGTGGCCCTTGGCAAGCTCAACGGCGACGGTGTGGTGGTCGCCGATGAGGTACTGGCCAAGCACGACGAGAAGTACATGCCGCCCGAGGTCACCAAGGCCCTGAAGGAAAGCGGCCAGGCGGCCAGCGGCGCGGAGGCCAAGCCATGA
- a CDS encoding EscU/YscU/HrcU family type III secretion system export apparatus switch protein: MTDKQPRQAIALNYDGQQAPTLTAKGDDELAEAILALAREHEVPIYENAELVRLLARLELGEQIPPALYLTIAEIIAFAWQLRGKVPVGFNDEAAAPRDITPQPPLLPQPGQR, translated from the coding sequence ATGACCGACAAGCAACCCCGCCAGGCCATCGCCCTCAACTACGATGGCCAGCAAGCCCCGACCCTTACCGCCAAAGGTGATGACGAACTGGCCGAGGCGATCCTGGCCCTGGCCCGTGAACATGAGGTGCCGATCTACGAGAACGCCGAACTGGTACGCCTGCTGGCGCGCCTGGAGCTGGGCGAGCAGATTCCGCCAGCGCTGTACCTGACGATTGCCGAAATCATTGCCTTTGCCTGGCAGTTGCGTGGCAAGGTGCCCGTCGGCTTCAACGACGAAGCCGCTGCGCCGCGGGATATCACGCCACAGCCGCCGTTGTTGCCGCAGCCTGGGCAGCGCTAA